The genomic interval CGCACCGCACCTCCGGCGGGCTCGTCGCCGGCCGGATCCTGGCCGCGGCGGTCTCGCTGGTCGTGCTGGTGGCGTCGGGCTTCTTCTACTTTCTCGCCGACAACGCCTCCACCGCGGTGGCCGACTCCAACGGCGTGGCCGACGCCGGTGACGCCGGGGTGAGCTTCCGCGGCGGTGTCAACATCCTGCTGGTGGGCTCCGACGCGCGGACCGACGCCGACGGCAACCCGCTGACCGCCGAGCAGCTCTCCCAGGTGCTGACCGAGGAGTCGAACGGCGTCAACACCGACACGATCATGGTCGTGCACATCCCGGAGGGCGGTGGGAGGGCCACCGCGGTCTCCCTCCCCCGCGACACCTGGATCCCGAAGACCGTCACCTCGGTGGTGAAGGGCCCGTACGACGACGGCACCTTCGGCACCTACCAGCCGAACAAGATCAACTCCTTCTACGGCACCGCGAAGTTCTACACGGAGGAGACGCTGGCCGCGCAGGGCGAGGGCGCGAGCCCGGCCCGGGAGCGGCAGTCCAGCGAGGCCGGCCGGACCATGCTGGTCAAGATCGTGCAGGCGTTCACCGGGCTGAAGATCGACCACTACGCCGAGGTGAACCTGATCGGCTTCTACACGCTGTCCGAGGCCATCGGCGGCGTGCCGGTGTGCCTGAACGCCGCGGTCGACGACCCGTTCTCCGGGGCGAAGTTCGCCGCCGGCCCGCAGGAGGTGTCCGGCAGCGCCGCGATGGCGTTCGTCCGGCAGCGGCACGGCCTGCCCGGCGGTGACCTGGACCGGGTGCGCCGGCAGCAGGCCTTCCTGTCCGGCGCGACGCAGAAGATGCTGTCGGCCGGCACCCTGACCTCGCCCGGCAAGCTGTCCTCGCTGATGGACGCGGCGAGCAAGGCGCTGGTACTGGACAAGGACTTCGACCTGCTGACCTTCGCCTCGCAGATGGCGGGTCTGTCCGGCGGCAACGTCGACTTCACGACGATCCCGACCACCGGCGCGACCACCGACCCCGACGCGGCCGGCAAGGACGCCCTCGGCACCGACCCGGCGGTGATCAAGCAGTTCTTCGCCAACCTGTCCGGCGGGTCGTCGGCCGGTGGCGCATCCTCCGGCAGTGCCTCCGGCGCCGCCACCACCTCGGCCGCGTTCGACCCCTCCTCGGTCACGGTGGACGTGCAGGACGCCACCGCCGCGGCCACCGCCGGCACCCCGGTGATGGACACCCTGGCGGCCGCCGGCTTCGTCCGCGGCCAGAACGCCGATGCGCCGGACATCGACGAGAGCAACCAGCACGCGGTGACCACCATCGCCTACCCGAAGGGCGGCCAGGCCGCCGCCCAGCAGGTGCTGGACACCCTCGGTTTCGGCGAGCTCAGCGAGGACGCCTCGGTCGAGGCCGGCCACGTGGTGGTCGTCGTCGGCACCGACTCGACGGGCAGCGGGCTACGCTCCCCCGGCCGCGCCCTGGTGTCCGCCCCCGCCCCGCTGGTGGTCGAGGAGACCACGCCCACCGGCGCCGACCTGAATGCGAGCACAGTGCCGTGCGTGAACTAGGCGGTGTCACCGGTCGCATCCTCGGACCGCTGCAGCAGGGTGACCCGCACCGTCCCCGGCTGACCGTACTGGGCGCCGACGGCGCCCGGACCGAGCTGTCGACCGCCTCGCTGGCGAACCTGGCGGCCAAGGTCGCCGGGCTGCTCCGGGACGAGATCGGCGCCACAGAAGGCGATGTCGCCGCCGTGCTGCTGGACCGGTCGTGGCAGACCGCACCGATCCTGCTCGGTTGCTGGTGGGCCGGGCTCACCGTGGGCACCGACGACGATCCCGCTGCGGTCGCGGCCTTCGTGCCCGAGGGTGCCGACGCCGCGGTCGGCGCCGCCGACGAGGTGTTCGTGGTCACCGCCCACCCGCTCGGCCTGCCGTCCGCCGGGATCGCCGCCCATCAGCGGGATTTCACCACCGCCGCGATGCCGCAGGCAGACCGGTTCGGAGCGGGCCGGGTCGAGTTGTCGGCGCCGGCGCCGGCGCTGGACGCCGTGACCGGTGACGACCTGCTCGCCGCCGCAGCGGATCTCGCCGCGAGCTGGGGCACAGCCGCACGAGTGGCGGCCCGCACCCCCTGCGCCGTCACCGATCTCGCTCCACTGCTGCTCGGCGCCCTGCTCGCCGACGGCTCGCTGCTGCTCGCACCCGACGGCGTCCCGGTCCCCGACGGCGAGCAGGTCACGGTCGAGATCTGAACCAGATCAGCGATGTTCAGCGGAGCAGTGAGCGGGCCATCACCAACCGCTGCACCTGGTTGGTGCCCTCGTAGATCTGGGTGATCTTCGCGTCCCGCATCATCCGCTCCACCGGGAAGTCCCGCGTGTACCCCGCACCACCCAGCAGCTGCACCGCATCCACCGTCACCTTCATCGCCGTGTCCGAGGCCAGACACTTGGCCGCCGACGCCAGGAACCCCTTGTTCGCATCCCCCCGCTCGGTGGCCGCCGCCGCCTGGTAGACCAGCGTCCGCGCCGCCTCGATCGACATCGCCATGTCCGCGATCATGAACTGCAGCGCCTGGAACTCCGCCAGGTGCTTGCCGAACTGCTTGCGCTGCTTCACATAGTCCACCGACACATCCAGCGCGCCCTGCGCGATCCCCACCGCCTGCGCCCCGATCGTCGGCCGCGTGTGATCCAACGTCGCCAACGCCGTCTTGAACCCCGTCCCCGGCTCCCCGATGATCCGGTCCCCCGGGATCCGGCAGTTCTCGAAATGGATCTCCCGCGTCGGCGACCCCTTGATCCCCAACTTCCGTTCCTTCGTCCCCACCACAAAACCCGGATCATCTTCGTGCACCACGAACGCCGAGATCCCGTTCGCCTTCTTGTCCGGATCGGTCACCGCCATCACCGTGTACCAGGCCGACACCCCGGCGTTCGTGATCCAGCACTTCGTGCCGTTCAACACCCAGTCGTCCCCGTCGGCGACCGCCCGGGTCCGCATCGCCGCCGCATCACTGCCCGCCTCCCGCTCCGAGAGCGCGTAGGAGATCGTCGCCTCCCCCGCCGCCACCGACGGCAACACCTTCGCCTTCAGCTCCGCCGACCCGGACAGGATGATCGGCATCGACCCCAACTTGTTCACCGCCGGGATCAACGACGACGACGCACACACCCGCGCCACCTCCTCGATCACGATCACCGTCGCCACCGCGTCCGCCCCCGCACCCCCGAACTCCTCCGGGACGTGCACCGCGTTGAAACCCGAAGCGGACAGAGCTTTCTCGGCTTCGACCGGGTAGCGCTCCTGCTCGTCGCACTCCGCGGCGAACGGCAGGATCTCCTTCACCGCGATCTCCCGCACCGCCTCCCGGACAGCGC from Nakamurella alba carries:
- a CDS encoding LCP family protein; amino-acid sequence: MTPPPDDPRQGPRRPDRPGGDPRRGQGQGPGQGSAQGSGPQQRPGGGRNSQQGQHGQQGRPGQHGAPGQQGAPGQQGRPQDPRLRNQQPPQGGGRSGPQPGPVGSGGPAGPAGQQRRNPLAPGNLPRDPRTPAARPGSAWSEIDAHPHTAVMPAGMMPDPGEPARRPQQPGGRQGPRGPVPPGGPGRRPAPAGVPGTPHRTSGGLVAGRILAAAVSLVVLVASGFFYFLADNASTAVADSNGVADAGDAGVSFRGGVNILLVGSDARTDADGNPLTAEQLSQVLTEESNGVNTDTIMVVHIPEGGGRATAVSLPRDTWIPKTVTSVVKGPYDDGTFGTYQPNKINSFYGTAKFYTEETLAAQGEGASPARERQSSEAGRTMLVKIVQAFTGLKIDHYAEVNLIGFYTLSEAIGGVPVCLNAAVDDPFSGAKFAAGPQEVSGSAAMAFVRQRHGLPGGDLDRVRRQQAFLSGATQKMLSAGTLTSPGKLSSLMDAASKALVLDKDFDLLTFASQMAGLSGGNVDFTTIPTTGATTDPDAAGKDALGTDPAVIKQFFANLSGGSSAGGASSGSASGAATTSAAFDPSSVTVDVQDATAAATAGTPVMDTLAAAGFVRGQNADAPDIDESNQHAVTTIAYPKGGQAAAQQVLDTLGFGELSEDASVEAGHVVVVVGTDSTGSGLRSPGRALVSAPAPLVVEETTPTGADLNASTVPCVN
- a CDS encoding acyl-CoA dehydrogenase family protein — protein: MSNPESSSPESELFALSEDHRAVREAVREIAVKEILPFAAECDEQERYPVEAEKALSASGFNAVHVPEEFGGAGADAVATVIVIEEVARVCASSSLIPAVNKLGSMPIILSGSAELKAKVLPSVAAGEATISYALSEREAGSDAAAMRTRAVADGDDWVLNGTKCWITNAGVSAWYTVMAVTDPDKKANGISAFVVHEDDPGFVVGTKERKLGIKGSPTREIHFENCRIPGDRIIGEPGTGFKTALATLDHTRPTIGAQAVGIAQGALDVSVDYVKQRKQFGKHLAEFQALQFMIADMAMSIEAARTLVYQAAAATERGDANKGFLASAAKCLASDTAMKVTVDAVQLLGGAGYTRDFPVERMMRDAKITQIYEGTNQVQRLVMARSLLR
- a CDS encoding TIGR03089 family protein; the protein is MRELGGVTGRILGPLQQGDPHRPRLTVLGADGARTELSTASLANLAAKVAGLLRDEIGATEGDVAAVLLDRSWQTAPILLGCWWAGLTVGTDDDPAAVAAFVPEGADAAVGAADEVFVVTAHPLGLPSAGIAAHQRDFTTAAMPQADRFGAGRVELSAPAPALDAVTGDDLLAAAADLAASWGTAARVAARTPCAVTDLAPLLLGALLADGSLLLAPDGVPVPDGEQVTVEI